GGCGTCCGTCCAGGCACACTGCCCGGACCGAGGGCGCCGCGGCGGCCGCGCCCGTCCCGGGCGCCGAGGCGCCGGCCTCGACCGTGAACTCCACCTGGCTCCAGAACGGGTCCGGCAGGCCGTCCAGCCAGCGCTGCCAGCCACGCAGGACGCCCGCGGAGCCGCCTTCCGGCCAGTGGAGTTCGGCGAAGGCGCAGTCGCCGACCGGGTGGGTACGGAAGCGGAAGTCGGTCACCACCCCGAAGTTGCCGCCGCCGCCCCCGCGCAGCGCCCAGAAGAGATCCGGATCCCGGTCGGCCGAGACCTCGCGGACGGTCCCGTCGGCGGTGACGACCCGCGCCCAGGTGAGCCGGTCCGCGGTCGTGCCGTACGCCCGCGAGGCCGGGCCGAGCCCGCCGCCGAGGGTGAGTCCGGCGATGCCGACGGAGGGGCACAGCCCGGTCGGGACGGACAGGCCCCGCCCGGCGAGGGCCGCGTGTACGTCACCGAGCCGGGCGCCCGCCCCCACCCGTACGCCGTCCCCCTCGACCGCCACCGACGCCATGGCTCCGGTGTCGACGACCAGGGCGCCGGTCCGGGTGGACCAGCCGGCGTAGCTGTGCCCGCCGCCGCGCGGCACCACCGGTACGCCCGCGCGGCGGGCGAAGTCCAGGCAGACGGCGACGTCCCCGGCATGCGCGGGATAGGCGACGGCGGCGGGCGCGGCGGCGTCGTAGCGGGGCTGGAACAGCCGCCGCGCCTCCGGGTAGTCGCGGTCCGCGGGAAGCACCAGCCGCCCGTCCATCCCACGGGCCAGCGCGCCGTAGTCCGGGCCCCCGGCCGCCGCGCCGACGCTGGCGAGGACGGCCGCGGCCGCACCGCCGAGGACTTGGCGCCGAGGGAGGCTCATACCTCCTTCCTGCCACCGTCCGTCCGGATCCCCGTGCAGGCGGGTCCCACGCACACCGCGTTGCCCCTCGAACGGCTCACGCCGAAACGGTTCGGGTTTTCATATCTGCCGACCGGTGCGGCGCCGGCATCCGGCGCTTCGCGGGTGCCCGCCGCTCGGGTCAGGGGGCGGGGGGTGCCAGGGGCTGGAGGCGGCGGTGGAGGAGGCAGAACTCGTTGCCCTCCGGGTCGGCCAGGACGTGCCAGTTCTCCGTGCCGTCCTGGCCGATGTCGACGGGTCTGGCGCCGAGGGCGAGAAGGCGTTCGAGCTCGGCGGCCTGATCGCGGTCGGTGGCGCTGACGTCGATGTGGAGGGGCAGCTTGCCGTTGCGCGGACCGCTGCCGGGGCTGAGGACCAGCGTGGGCTGCGGCCCGCCGAAGCCGGCGTCGGGCGGGCCGATCTCGATGCTTCCGTCGTCCTCGCGGCCGAGTTCGACGTATCCGAGGACCCCGCTCCAGAACGCGGCGAGCCGTTCGGGGTCGGCGCAGTCCAGGACCAGCTCACTGATGCGGCATGCCATGCCCGCAAGTCTACGCAGCCGCGGCCCCCGCACCGGCCGCCTGCCGCCCCCGCACCGGCCGCCTGCCGCCCCCGCACCGGCCGCCTGCCGCCCCCGCATCGGGCCGCCCCTCCGCCTCGGCGGGGGCCGACCGTCAGCCCTTGCGGGCCAGCAGGAAGCCCTGCGGGGCGGTCTCCCCGGAGGTCGGTGCGCGGTGCAGGCGGGCCGTCTCGGCCAGTCCGGCCCCGGCCAGCAGGGCGGCGATCCGGTCGGGCGGCATCCGGTACACGTCGAGGTCGACGGGGTGCCCGTACGCGCGCTCCAGCCGGACCTGCCCGTCACCCGCCTCGAAGGCGATCAGCACATGACCGCCCGGTGCCAGCACCCGGGCGAACTCGGCGAACACGGCGGGAAGTTCCGGGGGCGGCGTGTGCAGGGTGGAGTTCCATGCGACGACCCCGCCCAGCACCCCGTCGGCCACGTCCAGGGCGGCCATCGACCCCACTTCGAAGCGCAGCCCCGGATACGTCCGGCGGGCCACCGCCACCATCGCGGGGGAGAGGTCCACGCCGAAGGCCCGTACGCCCAGACCGTCCAGACGGGCCGTCACCCAGCCCGGACCGCAGCCCAGGTCGGCGACGGCTCTGCCGGTGCCCGTCCCCTCCCCGCGTACGCACTCGGCGAACGCGGCCAGCATGGCCCGGTCCAGCGGCTTCCCGGCCGGTTCCGTGCCCTGCAGCCGCGCGTAGTCGACGGCGACGGCGTCGTAGGACGCCCGGACGGAGAGCAGGTACGAGGAAGCTGTCATGCCCCTGAACAGTAGCCCGCCCGGCGCCGCGGATCATCCTCCGGCAAGCGGATTGGACAGCTCCGCCCACTGGTCTCCGGTGACCTCCGGGCTCAGCCGCATCAGGGTGAGCGCCTTCGTCGGCAGCCGCCCCTCCAGCAGCGCCGCCGTGTCGGCCGTGGCCGGCAGGGCGGCCGCCTCCGACAGCACCTCCGCGAAGGCCGCGGCCGACCCCGCCGTGGCACCGAGAGCACCCGTCAGCAGGGAGCCGAAGAGCTTGCGGCGCAGGACGGCCACATCGTCCGTGACCAGCCTGCCCGACAGCGGCGGCACCGGCAGCCCGTTCGCCCGCAGCCTGGCCGGGCTGATCCGGATGTCGGCCAGGTCGCGGTAGACCAGCCGCAGCGGTGCGCCGTCGGGGGAGAGGACGACGAGGAGGTTCTGTCCGTGGGCCTCCAGGGCCACCCCCAGCTCCAGCAGCCGCAGGCACACCGACAGCGCGAGGCGGGCGAACCGCGCCTGCCAGGCCGCCGAACGGGCCGGCGGCCAGGAGGCGAGCGCCGCCACCGGCAGCACCCGCTCCCCGGCGGCCGCGTCCGCGTACAGCTCGGGCGGTTCGCGCAGCACGGCCGCCAGGTCGGGGCTGTACGCGGTCACCGCACCCACGGTCCGGGTGATGTGCAGCCGCCCGTCGAGCCGGTCGGCCAGGCCCTGGAGGAAGGCGGACAGGACCGCCGCCGTCTCGATGGAGTACGCCGAGATGTCACGGACCGAGGAGGTCAGCCGGGCGCTCAGCGCGGTCTTCACGTGCGGGCCGCCGCCGACGGGCGCCAGCGTGCGCAGGGCCATCAGCGGATGCGCCGCGAAACCGGTCCGCACCCGCTCGTGCTTGAGCACGTGCGCCGCCTGCCACGGGTGCACGGGCAGCAGGATCCGTCCGCCGCCGTCCCGCAGCCGCTCCGGCCAGTCCCCGGTGACCAGGCACTCCTCGGCCCGTACGGGGACCAGCCCCAGCTCCACCACCGGCCGGTGCTCGGGCGCGTACGCCAGCTCCTCGGCGACCGAGAAGCCGGGCCGGGAGCGGCAGTTTGGATGGTAGGGGTGGCCGTCGACCACGCGCTGTTCCCACTCCCAGGCGGTCCGCGCCGGACGGTCCCCGGCGGCGGGCGGCTGCCCGGCGCGAGAGAGGGCGAGGGAGGCCGTACTGGCGTCCAGCTCGGCGGCGAACTCCTCCCCGTGCGGGACCCCGAGCGCCCTGACGAGCTGCCCGGCCCGGCGGTGGGACCTGCCGTCGAGCAGCAGCTCGTCCACGTACGGCCGGGTGGCGTACGGGTCGGGCGGCGGGCCCTCCAGCCGGCGGCCGTCCGCCAGCAGCAGTGCGAGGCCGTCCGGTGCCGCCTCCCGGTCCACGACCCACGGCAGGGGCTCGAAGGCCAGGGCCCGCCACAGCCGGGTGAGCACGGCCGCCCGGGCGCCGCTCAGGGCCGCCGCGTACGCCGGCCCGAGAGCGGGCCGTACGGTGGCCAGTTCGGCGGCGACGGCTTCTTCGGCCGCGGAGGAGGGAAAGGGCATGCTGGGCTCCGCCTTCGGAATGTCGCTTCACGGGATGATCACGTCATCATTGCGGATACCGACGATCATGACCGGTGGTTCCGCTTCACGGACCGCCGGCCCACCGGATGGACCGAATGGAACCAGTGGACCTCAACGCCGCCGCCGACGCCTACGCCGCCGCCCCGCTGCTGAACTGCCTGCTCCGGGAGGCGGCCGAGCCCGCCGGGCCGGCCGGCCCCGGCCCCGCCGGAGCCGCCGTGCACCGGCTGCGGGGCAGCGGGCGGCTGCTCCGGGTGCGCGGCGGCCGCCGCCCCGCACACCCCGAACTGCGGACGGCGAGCGGCTGGCATCCGCTCAGCCACACGGAACTGGTCAAACTCGTCTCCGACGAACTCCGCCGGTTCACCGGTGTCACCAACGACGAACTCCCGGTCGAGATCACCGACAGCCGTGACGCGCTCCTCGCGCTGCTGGCCGCCCGCGCCGCCGCCGACCCCCCGGCCGACCCGTACGTGCTCTCGGAGCAGTCCCTGGTGGCCGGCCACCCGCACCACCCCGCCCCCAAGGCCCGCGGCGGGGCGCCGGCCGGAAGCTGGCTGCCGTACGCGCCGGAGGCGCATGCCCGGTTCCCGCTGGTCTTCCTGGGGCTGCGCGAGGACCAGTGCGTCGGGGAGGGCGCGGGACCCGCCTCGGACGCCGTCGACTCCCTCGCCGGCCTCCTCGACGGGCCGTCCGCACCCGCCGGCTACCGGCTGCTGCCCGCCCACCCCTGGCAGCTCGCCCTGGTGGACGAGCGCCCCGCGCTGCGCGAGGCGTTCGCCGA
This DNA window, taken from Streptomyces sp. TN58, encodes the following:
- a CDS encoding FAD-binding oxidoreductase, producing MSLPRRQVLGGAAAAVLASVGAAAGGPDYGALARGMDGRLVLPADRDYPEARRLFQPRYDAAAPAAVAYPAHAGDVAVCLDFARRAGVPVVPRGGGHSYAGWSTRTGALVVDTGAMASVAVEGDGVRVGAGARLGDVHAALAGRGLSVPTGLCPSVGIAGLTLGGGLGPASRAYGTTADRLTWARVVTADGTVREVSADRDPDLFWALRGGGGGNFGVVTDFRFRTHPVGDCAFAELHWPEGGSAGVLRGWQRWLDGLPDPFWSQVEFTVEAGASAPGTGAAAAAPSVRAVCLDGRQELEAELRRLSDLVGAEPRDSWIVVRSHGDTVRALAGCLDLSATECRLPGTLPGRDPRGRLGRDSYAARSDFWAGPGLPDAAIGALLDAVRRYGAAAPRGGLAVVQLDGVCGGAVNRVPAGATAFAHRDSAFLAQYLVYWPESAAAADVARHEAWLDGLWQDLRPWASGRAYQNYIDPKLSGWREAYYGPNLARLEEVRRTHDPDRLFRFPQAV
- a CDS encoding VOC family protein, with the translated sequence MACRISELVLDCADPERLAAFWSGVLGYVELGREDDGSIEIGPPDAGFGGPQPTLVLSPGSGPRNGKLPLHIDVSATDRDQAAELERLLALGARPVDIGQDGTENWHVLADPEGNEFCLLHRRLQPLAPPAP
- a CDS encoding class I SAM-dependent methyltransferase; the protein is MTASSYLLSVRASYDAVAVDYARLQGTEPAGKPLDRAMLAAFAECVRGEGTGTGRAVADLGCGPGWVTARLDGLGVRAFGVDLSPAMVAVARRTYPGLRFEVGSMAALDVADGVLGGVVAWNSTLHTPPPELPAVFAEFARVLAPGGHVLIAFEAGDGQVRLERAYGHPVDLDVYRMPPDRIAALLAGAGLAETARLHRAPTSGETAPQGFLLARKG
- a CDS encoding IucA/IucC family protein, whose amino-acid sequence is MPFPSSAAEEAVAAELATVRPALGPAYAAALSGARAAVLTRLWRALAFEPLPWVVDREAAPDGLALLLADGRRLEGPPPDPYATRPYVDELLLDGRSHRRAGQLVRALGVPHGEEFAAELDASTASLALSRAGQPPAAGDRPARTAWEWEQRVVDGHPYHPNCRSRPGFSVAEELAYAPEHRPVVELGLVPVRAEECLVTGDWPERLRDGGGRILLPVHPWQAAHVLKHERVRTGFAAHPLMALRTLAPVGGGPHVKTALSARLTSSVRDISAYSIETAAVLSAFLQGLADRLDGRLHITRTVGAVTAYSPDLAAVLREPPELYADAAAGERVLPVAALASWPPARSAAWQARFARLALSVCLRLLELGVALEAHGQNLLVVLSPDGAPLRLVYRDLADIRISPARLRANGLPVPPLSGRLVTDDVAVLRRKLFGSLLTGALGATAGSAAAFAEVLSEAAALPATADTAALLEGRLPTKALTLMRLSPEVTGDQWAELSNPLAGG